A region from the Kineothrix sp. IPX-CK genome encodes:
- the fliD gene encoding flagellar filament capping protein FliD, producing MPIRITGMNSGLDTESIISELMKAQQTKVDNVKKQQTKLQWKQDAWKELNTKVYSFFNTTLSNMRFSTDYSKKTTDVSNSSYVSVVTGNSAMNATQKMTIDQSAASGYLTGGKLDGSYTSKSKLADLGIEVGSSFNVTTNGKTTNIEVTEGMTINGLLTKLQSAGVDANFDEKNQRFYISAKKSGADNDFTITASNTAGVDALTKLKLLSGDELKSEYEKYANMTEEEKQSAIETEVAKRLASYLSQQTSLTESISDQETAIEALKVSYSAMYEGESIDSISSSDLEDQISVIKARIEEIGEPEEGSADAEELQEKMAELAALQTKKDYVDEYENAKTKLASTQASLDTVNSYITDGGDSGKITTEVTADIEAEIQTAKDALAGGITDSGIVRITGKDAKISLNGVEYTSTSNVFEINGLTITVMGGEGEEVTLTTRQDTEGIYDMIKSFIKEYNSLINEMDKLYNADSTKGYEPLTDDEKDEMSDSEIEAWETKIKDSILRGDSNLSSVASSLKNIMLAGAEVDGTKMYLSSFGISTLGYFSSAENERNAYHIDGDSDDSSTGTNEDKLKAAIAADPDSVITFFSQLSQNLYSNLNSLTARTDLRSFGSIYDDKKMQEDYNNYTTKISDLEEKLEAMETRYYNQFAAMETALARLQSNQSAVTSLLGG from the coding sequence ATGCCTATAAGAATTACAGGTATGAACTCTGGGTTGGATACAGAGTCTATTATTTCAGAGTTAATGAAGGCCCAGCAGACCAAGGTCGACAACGTGAAGAAGCAGCAGACTAAGCTGCAATGGAAGCAGGATGCGTGGAAAGAGCTGAATACGAAGGTGTATTCTTTCTTTAATACCACCCTTAGCAATATGCGTTTTTCGACAGATTACAGCAAGAAGACGACGGATGTGTCCAATTCGTCTTATGTCAGTGTTGTAACGGGCAACAGTGCTATGAATGCAACGCAGAAGATGACCATCGATCAGTCGGCGGCATCAGGCTATCTGACAGGCGGAAAGCTGGATGGAAGCTATACGAGTAAAAGCAAGCTGGCGGACCTGGGCATTGAGGTGGGAAGTTCTTTCAACGTTACGACGAATGGAAAAACCACGAATATAGAAGTGACCGAAGGTATGACGATAAACGGCCTTTTGACAAAACTGCAGAGTGCAGGAGTGGATGCGAACTTCGATGAAAAGAACCAGAGGTTTTATATAAGCGCTAAGAAAAGCGGTGCGGATAATGATTTTACTATTACCGCCTCAAATACGGCAGGGGTAGATGCCCTGACCAAACTGAAGCTCCTTTCCGGGGATGAACTTAAATCGGAATATGAGAAATATGCAAATATGACGGAGGAGGAAAAGCAGTCGGCTATTGAAACCGAAGTGGCAAAACGTCTGGCTTCCTATTTAAGCCAACAGACGAGCCTGACGGAATCGATAAGTGATCAGGAAACAGCAATCGAAGCATTAAAAGTTAGTTACAGTGCGATGTATGAAGGAGAATCGATAGACAGTATTAGTTCCAGCGACTTAGAAGATCAGATATCCGTTATAAAGGCACGTATCGAAGAAATAGGAGAACCGGAAGAAGGCTCTGCGGATGCTGAGGAACTCCAGGAGAAGATGGCGGAACTAGCCGCACTTCAAACGAAAAAGGACTATGTGGATGAATATGAGAATGCCAAGACTAAGCTCGCATCCACGCAAGCTTCGTTGGACACGGTAAACTCCTATATTACTGATGGCGGTGACAGCGGAAAGATAACAACAGAAGTTACTGCTGATATCGAAGCGGAAATACAGACGGCTAAAGACGCATTGGCTGGTGGTATAACAGATAGCGGTATCGTACGGATAACCGGTAAGGATGCTAAGATTTCATTGAATGGAGTGGAATATACTTCTACCAGTAATGTGTTCGAAATAAACGGGCTTACGATAACGGTAATGGGCGGAGAAGGCGAAGAAGTAACCTTAACGACCAGACAGGATACCGAGGGTATTTATGATATGATCAAAAGCTTTATCAAAGAATATAATTCTTTGATAAATGAAATGGATAAGCTTTATAACGCAGATTCCACAAAAGGCTATGAGCCGCTTACGGACGATGAAAAGGATGAAATGTCTGACTCCGAAATTGAAGCATGGGAAACGAAGATTAAGGATTCTATTTTGCGAGGTGATTCCAATCTCTCTTCCGTTGCGTCCAGCTTGAAGAATATCATGCTTGCAGGTGCGGAAGTAGATGGCACGAAGATGTATCTGTCGAGCTTTGGAATATCCACGCTGGGATATTTTAGTTCGGCTGAGAATGAGAGAAATGCTTATCATATCGATGGCGATTCGGATGACAGCAGCACCGGCACGAATGAAGATAAACTGAAAGCGGCAATTGCGGCAGATCCGGATTCCGTTATCACGTTCTTTTCCCAGCTGTCACAGAACCTTTATTCCAACCTGAACAGCTTGACGGCACGAACAGACTTAAGAAGCTTCGGTTCGATTTATGATGACAAAAAGATGCAGGAGGATTATAATAACTATACGACCAAGATTAGTGATTTGGAGGAAAAGCTTGAAGCTATGGAGACTAGATATTATAATCAGTTCGCAGCTATGGAGACTGCGTTGGCCAGACTTCAATCCAATCAAAGTGCCGTAACAAGCTTATTAGGAGGTTGA
- the csrA gene encoding carbon storage regulator CsrA produces the protein MLALSRKKNEALIINNNIEITILEIKGEQVKIGITAPKEVPIYRKEVYVQIQEENKASVDVESMDALKKFLV, from the coding sequence ATGCTAGCCTTATCCAGAAAGAAAAATGAAGCTTTAATTATTAACAATAATATCGAAATTACTATTCTAGAAATCAAGGGCGAGCAGGTAAAGATAGGAATCACAGCGCCTAAGGAGGTACCTATATACCGTAAAGAAGTATATGTGCAGATACAAGAGGAAAATAAAGCGTCCGTTGATGTGGAGAGCATGGATGCATTAAAGAAATTTCTGGTCTAA
- a CDS encoding glycosyltransferase — protein sequence MNEKKICFIICANDALFFPECCRYIGCLEKPDDMEIELIEVRDAYP from the coding sequence ATGAATGAAAAGAAAATCTGTTTTATTATTTGTGCAAATGATGCTCTTTTTTTTCCTGAATGCTGCAGGTATATCGGGTGCTTGGAAAAGCCGGACGATATGGAAATTGAGCTTATCGAAGTGAGAGATGCGTATCCATGA
- the fliW gene encoding flagellar assembly protein FliW, producing MIIETKVFGEITIDAEKIITFPKGIVGFSELTEFTMIHDKETGAGSIHWLQSLQEPAFAMPVMDPLIIKPDYNPEVEEEWIKPLGDLNPEELLVLVTVTVPQDLTQMTVNLKGPIVVNARERKACQVIIEGDEYKVKYPIYDILQAKKAGE from the coding sequence ATGATAATAGAAACTAAAGTATTTGGTGAGATTACGATCGATGCTGAGAAGATTATTACGTTCCCGAAAGGAATTGTGGGTTTTTCCGAGTTGACAGAATTTACGATGATTCATGATAAAGAGACTGGAGCGGGATCGATTCATTGGCTGCAGTCTTTGCAGGAGCCCGCATTCGCAATGCCGGTCATGGATCCGCTGATTATAAAACCGGATTATAACCCGGAAGTGGAGGAGGAATGGATCAAACCCCTCGGCGACCTCAATCCAGAAGAGTTATTGGTGCTCGTAACCGTAACTGTGCCTCAGGATTTAACCCAAATGACTGTGAATCTGAAAGGCCCTATCGTTGTTAATGCGAGAGAAAGAAAAGCATGTCAGGTAATTATAGAGGGAGATGAATATAAGGTTAAATATCCTATTTACGACATCCTTCAGGCAAAGAAAGCGGGTGAATAG
- a CDS encoding glycosyltransferase family protein, with product MEVICYTKHLLAGEECTLSFMDIFLDDTWAEGDIRYPEALCAEIGCKNTVLQEKKDYEFLLRIAKCYPVRAIGTGTEEYSCILPEDNWESFRTDCYVTGKYQRELLDSGYFDPVVAALLERAAASQYWESGAAWLEKMIGHAPEYYVIDDNTRPILVYKTNGIAYNLLNIFAEELAHSLLLLGQRVEVFDVQEEGTQALTRFIGMRFKAVIGIQSYVFMVMMLDEVTLIHDLITGPKYNMILDHPAFLKEAFSSVPKDYHLLLHDRDYLVYVDRYFKNIGRSYHFSPAGVIPDKLYDGKKKYNISFIGTYHDYRERLSVIKGYGRKNRFFAARYIRIMRRNPNLTAESAFQKMLDYYGLQVSDEVFCDSFNEFRQVSYCIMLYYREKVIRTLLDGGIRIDVFGDTWKESPFIEHENFIHHPSVNVEKSLEVMQRSKLSLNIMSWHKDGFTERTAHALLCRSVLLSDKSTYLMENFRNGEELILFDLERLEELPRLVKSLLADGAKLEKIAERGFEKALQEHLWKHRGEELLSIIEGNEQ from the coding sequence ATGGAGGTAATCTGCTACACAAAGCATTTATTAGCCGGAGAAGAATGTACTTTGTCATTTATGGATATTTTTTTGGATGATACGTGGGCGGAAGGAGATATTCGATATCCCGAAGCCCTTTGTGCCGAAATAGGCTGTAAAAACACAGTCCTTCAGGAAAAGAAGGATTATGAATTTCTTTTGAGAATCGCTAAATGCTATCCGGTTAGAGCAATCGGGACGGGCACTGAAGAATATTCTTGCATTTTGCCGGAGGACAATTGGGAATCTTTTCGGACAGATTGCTATGTAACGGGTAAATATCAAAGGGAATTGTTGGACTCAGGATACTTTGATCCGGTAGTAGCGGCTCTTCTCGAGCGGGCGGCGGCATCGCAATATTGGGAAAGTGGTGCTGCGTGGCTTGAGAAGATGATCGGGCATGCTCCGGAATATTATGTGATAGATGACAATACACGTCCTATATTAGTTTATAAGACAAACGGTATAGCCTATAATTTATTAAATATTTTTGCGGAAGAACTGGCGCATTCTTTGCTCTTGCTCGGACAAAGAGTTGAAGTATTTGATGTGCAGGAGGAGGGAACGCAGGCGCTCACTCGCTTTATCGGAATGCGGTTTAAGGCGGTTATAGGGATACAGAGCTATGTATTCATGGTCATGATGCTGGATGAGGTTACGCTGATCCATGATTTAATTACTGGTCCTAAATATAATATGATATTGGATCATCCGGCATTTTTGAAGGAAGCATTCTCCAGTGTTCCTAAGGATTATCATTTGCTCCTTCACGACAGGGATTATCTTGTGTACGTTGACCGATATTTCAAGAATATTGGCAGAAGCTATCATTTTTCTCCTGCCGGAGTGATACCTGATAAATTGTATGACGGCAAAAAGAAGTATAATATTTCCTTTATCGGAACTTATCATGATTACAGGGAGCGTTTGAGCGTGATCAAGGGATATGGTCGTAAGAACAGATTCTTTGCAGCACGTTACATACGTATTATGAGAAGAAACCCCAATTTGACGGCAGAAAGTGCTTTTCAAAAGATGCTGGATTATTATGGGCTACAAGTGAGCGACGAAGTGTTCTGTGATTCGTTTAACGAGTTCAGACAAGTGAGCTATTGTATTATGCTGTATTATAGGGAAAAAGTAATCAGGACCTTGCTGGATGGAGGAATTCGCATTGATGTTTTCGGAGATACATGGAAAGAATCCCCTTTTATTGAGCATGAGAATTTCATACATCACCCGTCGGTCAATGTGGAGAAAAGCTTGGAAGTAATGCAGCGGTCTAAGCTTTCCCTTAATATTATGTCGTGGCATAAGGACGGCTTTACGGAAAGAACCGCTCATGCATTGCTGTGCCGTTCCGTGTTATTATCCGACAAGAGCACTTATTTGATGGAGAATTTCAGAAATGGAGAAGAATTAATTCTCTTTGATCTGGAAAGATTGGAAGAATTGCCCCGGCTTGTTAAGTCTTTATTGGCTGACGGTGCAAAGCTTGAGAAAATTGCAGAGCGAGGATTTGAAAAAGCGCTTCAGGAGCATTTGTGGAAACACAGAGGAGAAGAGCTGCTTTCTATAATAGAAGGAAATGAACAGTAA
- a CDS encoding CgeB family protein: MRILWMDWDSLGREGIYNEFKRRGYEVEHFILNRTEDMRLNREYAEKMIRFMAGKNFDLVFSYNYFPVVSIACNACRVKYISWVYDSPVVALYSNTIVFPYNYVFIFDKAAYLDLLKLGINTVYYLPMATDIKTYDGYEMDRSIYDVYAAPISFVGSTYSEKKHRLYNRLQNVDDYTRGYLEGIVQAQKKLYGELILEELLTPDIMEEIETVQRWTMNEDGFERPAWVFAQYYLARRVTTLERREILQMLSEKYRMVLYTNEKTPHLPKVENRGPAGRLRESVYIYRCSDINLNMSLRSIVSGMPYRIFEIMGSGGFLLSNYQEDFLEYFVPGEDFDYYTSYEDLMEKVEYYLSHKKERKEIARNGYEKIKKYHSFEKRLDLILDIIKEERKY, translated from the coding sequence ATGCGTATATTGTGGATGGATTGGGATTCCCTGGGAAGAGAAGGGATCTATAATGAATTCAAGAGGCGTGGCTATGAGGTGGAACACTTTATACTAAACCGGACGGAAGATATGAGATTGAACCGGGAATATGCTGAGAAGATGATTCGCTTTATGGCAGGGAAAAATTTTGATCTTGTATTCTCTTATAACTATTTTCCAGTGGTTTCTATAGCCTGCAATGCCTGTAGAGTGAAGTATATCTCATGGGTGTATGATAGTCCGGTAGTGGCGTTATATTCCAATACGATTGTTTTTCCTTATAATTATGTCTTTATATTCGACAAAGCTGCATATCTGGACTTGTTAAAGCTTGGCATCAATACGGTGTATTATCTTCCGATGGCTACGGACATCAAGACATATGACGGCTACGAGATGGATCGGAGCATTTACGATGTTTATGCCGCACCTATCTCCTTTGTTGGTTCTACCTATAGCGAGAAGAAGCACCGATTGTATAACCGGCTGCAGAATGTAGACGACTATACCAGAGGCTATCTGGAGGGGATTGTTCAAGCGCAGAAGAAGCTATATGGAGAGTTGATACTGGAAGAGCTGTTGACGCCAGACATCATGGAGGAAATAGAAACGGTGCAGCGATGGACGATGAACGAAGACGGTTTCGAGCGTCCTGCATGGGTTTTCGCCCAGTATTATTTAGCGAGACGGGTGACCACGTTGGAACGGCGGGAGATTCTTCAAATGTTGTCGGAAAAGTACCGCATGGTTTTATATACGAATGAAAAGACGCCGCATCTGCCAAAGGTAGAGAATAGAGGACCTGCCGGAAGGCTGAGGGAATCCGTATATATTTATCGCTGTTCTGATATCAATTTAAATATGTCGCTTCGAAGCATCGTCTCGGGAATGCCCTACAGAATATTCGAAATCATGGGAAGCGGCGGGTTTCTTTTGTCCAATTATCAGGAGGATTTTCTGGAATACTTTGTACCGGGAGAAGACTTTGATTATTATACCAGCTATGAAGACTTGATGGAAAAGGTGGAATATTATTTATCTCATAAGAAAGAGCGGAAAGAAATTGCCCGCAACGGATATGAGAAGATAAAAAAATATCATTCTTTTGAAAAGCGACTGGATTTGATTCTGGATATTATAAAAGAAGAAAGAAAATATTAA
- the fliS gene encoding flagellar export chaperone FliS, with product MALPNGYAQYNNNQILTASPAELTLMLYNGAIKFCNVAIAAIEKKDMEKAHTNIVKAEKIVEYLRVTLDMKYSVAKDFDNIYAYLDRRLVEANVKKDTAILEEICEHLRSVRDTWKEVMRLNREKGAV from the coding sequence ATGGCGTTGCCCAATGGATATGCACAATACAATAATAATCAGATTCTGACTGCCTCGCCCGCAGAATTGACACTTATGCTTTATAATGGTGCAATTAAGTTCTGTAATGTCGCAATTGCGGCGATAGAGAAGAAGGATATGGAGAAGGCTCATACCAATATTGTGAAGGCGGAGAAGATAGTTGAATATCTCAGAGTCACTTTGGATATGAAATATTCAGTGGCCAAGGATTTTGATAATATATATGCTTATTTGGACAGACGTCTGGTAGAAGCGAATGTGAAAAAGGATACTGCGATACTTGAGGAGATATGCGAGCATCTTCGCTCGGTGCGGGATACGTGGAAAGAAGTAATGCGCCTTAATAGGGAAAAGGGAGCTGTATGA
- a CDS encoding flagellin, giving the protein MVVQHNLTAMNASRNLGITTSAQAKQTEKLSSGYRINRAADDAAGLSISEKMRRQIRGLTQASTNAQDGISMVQTAEGALNEVTDMLQRMNELTVKASNGTYTTTQKAYVSDEINQLTSEINRVATTTRFNDQVLLTGGFSSTAMTLQIGNENGETMDVTIDAMYATDIATELTGSIDWSDSSNDPTDLIDAIKSGLENVASQRSALGAIQNRLEHTINNLDNVVENTTSAESRVRDTDMAKEMVSYSNNQILAQAGQAMLAQANQVNQGVLSLLQ; this is encoded by the coding sequence ATGGTAGTACAACACAATCTTACAGCGATGAACGCTAGCAGAAATTTAGGTATCACGACAAGTGCACAGGCAAAGCAGACAGAGAAATTATCTTCCGGTTATAGGATTAACCGCGCAGCGGATGATGCAGCAGGCCTTTCCATTTCCGAGAAAATGAGACGTCAGATCAGAGGTCTTACACAGGCTTCCACGAACGCTCAGGATGGTATCTCCATGGTTCAGACAGCAGAAGGTGCTTTGAACGAAGTTACCGATATGCTTCAGAGAATGAATGAGCTTACTGTAAAAGCTTCTAACGGTACTTACACAACTACTCAGAAGGCATACGTTTCTGACGAAATCAATCAGTTGACCTCTGAAATCAACAGAGTAGCTACGACTACAAGATTTAACGATCAGGTATTGTTAACTGGCGGATTCTCTTCCACTGCAATGACTCTTCAGATTGGTAACGAGAATGGCGAAACGATGGATGTTACCATTGACGCTATGTATGCTACAGATATTGCCACAGAGCTTACCGGTTCGATTGATTGGTCGGATTCTTCCAATGATCCGACAGATTTGATCGATGCGATTAAGTCAGGACTTGAGAATGTTGCATCCCAGCGTTCAGCACTCGGTGCTATCCAGAACCGTCTTGAGCACACGATTAACAACTTGGATAACGTTGTTGAGAATACTACATCAGCTGAATCCCGTGTACGTGATACGGATATGGCTAAAGAGATGGTTTCTTACTCCAATAACCAGATTCTTGCACAGGCAGGCCAGGCTATGCTTGCACAGGCTAATCAGGTTAATCAGGGCGTATTATCCTTACTTCAGTAA
- a CDS encoding flagellar protein FlaG, translating to MAMEPLGSIRNIQTQVTQKPVVENTEVSAPEAAANVSMAAAPAVKAENKDAQNTSADSRETRQAENDKIKKAVEQLNKKMPHSEAVFGIHDETNRVMIKIVDRDTKEVIREYPPEETLDMIAKVWELAGILVDEKR from the coding sequence ATGGCAATGGAACCATTAGGAAGTATCAGGAATATTCAGACACAAGTAACACAGAAGCCGGTTGTAGAAAACACGGAGGTTTCCGCTCCCGAGGCAGCAGCAAATGTAAGCATGGCTGCAGCACCCGCTGTCAAAGCAGAAAATAAAGATGCACAAAATACAAGTGCAGATAGCAGAGAAACGCGTCAGGCAGAAAACGATAAAATTAAGAAAGCTGTAGAACAGCTCAATAAGAAGATGCCGCATTCCGAAGCTGTATTCGGTATTCATGATGAGACGAACAGAGTAATGATCAAGATCGTGGATAGGGATACGAAGGAAGTGATCAGAGAATACCCGCCGGAGGAGACTTTGGATATGATTGCGAAGGTGTGGGAATTGGCAGGCATTTTGGTGGATGAGAAGAGATAG
- a CDS encoding glycosyltransferase family protein: MTSGYNEGMESSDAKYKIYLHQDVFIRNKYFIFDILEIFKEDDRIGLIGLVGSPTLPANAVMWYGKRIVFETEEVPFEEYRYRMKEDGYWEVEAVDGLLMATQYDIPWREDIFDGWDYYDISQCFEMKRAGYLVVVPQQRDVWYIHDDKVVISLWNHDKYRQRFLEEYGTDMKANTTM, encoded by the coding sequence ATGACCTCTGGATATAATGAAGGGATGGAAAGCAGCGATGCAAAATATAAGATTTACCTGCATCAGGATGTATTTATTAGAAACAAGTATTTTATTTTTGACATATTGGAAATATTTAAGGAAGATGACAGAATCGGTTTAATCGGCCTGGTAGGGAGTCCGACGCTGCCTGCGAATGCAGTGATGTGGTATGGAAAGCGAATTGTTTTTGAGACAGAGGAGGTCCCATTTGAGGAATATAGATATCGAATGAAAGAGGATGGATATTGGGAAGTGGAGGCAGTCGACGGGCTGCTTATGGCCACCCAGTATGATATTCCATGGAGAGAGGATATATTTGATGGCTGGGACTATTATGATATATCTCAATGCTTTGAGATGAAAAGGGCGGGATATCTTGTAGTAGTTCCTCAGCAAAGAGATGTATGGTATATTCATGATGACAAGGTAGTGATTAGTTTATGGAATCACGATAAATATAGGCAGCGTTTTTTGGAAGAATATGGCACTGATATGAAGGCAAATACTACTATGTAG
- a CDS encoding CgeB family protein, with protein MKILMLDWDSFAQEYIVEAFQKAGYQVEVFPWPFGRQNMRNNKALKIELEKKLRGETYAFIFSLNFFPVASEACFCCGIKYISWVYDSPYLLLYSEHIKHETTTVYVFDKTLCRKLNDDGVTNVYYMPMAAPVEHYDNMDSGGGRHFQADVSFVGSLYTEENQNFYKKFEGINIYTRGYLEAIIQAQKNVYGAFMLEDLLNEAVTNELRRICPIMKGEDEWESDQWVYANYFLARRLTGIQREEILNLISNEHEVKLYAPVQTPELMKVQNCGPVNYTSQMPYVFKNSKINLNMTLRSIHSGIPLRAMDIMGCGGFLLTNYQEDFLDFFEPDVDYVYYTDNEDLLNKIDYYLSHDAQRGQIARNGHDKMLRGHTYDRRIGEILDRIKGEHI; from the coding sequence ATGAAAATTTTAATGTTAGATTGGGATAGTTTCGCCCAGGAATATATTGTTGAGGCTTTTCAAAAAGCAGGATATCAGGTGGAAGTATTTCCGTGGCCATTTGGAAGGCAGAATATGCGCAATAATAAAGCGCTTAAAATAGAATTGGAAAAGAAATTGCGGGGTGAGACTTACGCATTTATCTTTTCCTTAAATTTTTTTCCCGTGGCATCAGAGGCTTGCTTTTGCTGCGGAATAAAGTATATTTCATGGGTATATGACTCTCCGTATTTACTGTTGTATTCTGAACATATTAAACATGAGACCACGACAGTATATGTTTTCGATAAGACGTTGTGCAGAAAGCTGAATGATGATGGCGTTACCAATGTATATTATATGCCCATGGCGGCGCCGGTAGAACACTATGATAATATGGATAGCGGCGGGGGAAGACACTTTCAGGCGGATGTTTCCTTTGTAGGCTCGCTGTATACGGAAGAAAATCAGAATTTTTATAAGAAATTCGAAGGGATTAATATCTATACAAGAGGATATCTGGAAGCGATTATTCAGGCTCAAAAAAATGTTTACGGGGCATTTATGCTGGAAGATTTGCTGAACGAAGCAGTGACGAATGAGTTAAGGCGCATTTGTCCTATCATGAAAGGTGAGGATGAATGGGAATCGGATCAATGGGTATATGCCAATTACTTTTTGGCGAGAAGACTTACTGGAATACAGAGGGAAGAGATATTAAACCTTATTTCAAATGAACATGAGGTGAAGTTATATGCGCCGGTGCAGACACCTGAGCTAATGAAGGTTCAAAACTGCGGACCGGTAAATTACACAAGTCAAATGCCATATGTTTTTAAAAACTCTAAAATTAATTTGAATATGACACTTAGGAGCATTCATTCGGGAATTCCTTTAAGGGCGATGGATATTATGGGGTGCGGAGGTTTCCTGCTTACCAATTATCAGGAGGATTTTTTGGATTTTTTTGAACCGGATGTTGACTATGTTTATTATACGGACAATGAAGACTTATTGAATAAAATAGATTATTATCTCTCACATGATGCACAGCGCGGGCAGATAGCCAGAAACGGCCACGATAAGATGCTGCGCGGACATACTTATGACAGACGCATTGGAGAGATTCTCGATAGAATAAAAGGAGAACATATTTAG
- a CDS encoding alpha-1,2-fucosyltransferase, whose amino-acid sequence MKIQYLNGGLANQVFQYIFVRFAELYNPSEEPWLIDDSFFFVNNVHNGYELEKVFNIQANLLSRNFDSDVWNEFIKNKKEGSSIAQSFKNLGFDVQMVAETTNYKEHNPFDGKIFQISANEFHPEITKLPGEVIYYHGYWINTKWFRTYRNILERELAMPDITDEKNKAYASHILSTLSIGVHIRRGDYVDIGWALSDTYYLQSMRTLTKNYPGATFFVFSDDISWCRSNSDSMGLTLSPNIVFIEGNTQDSSYIDLELMSMCDGMLMSNSAFCYLAALLNKRLKFCMEPPR is encoded by the coding sequence ATGAAAATACAATATTTAAACGGCGGTCTGGCCAATCAGGTATTTCAATATATATTTGTACGCTTTGCAGAATTATATAATCCTTCGGAAGAACCGTGGTTAATTGACGATTCTTTCTTTTTTGTTAATAATGTTCATAACGGATACGAACTGGAAAAAGTATTTAACATACAGGCTAATCTTTTAAGTAGGAATTTCGATTCCGATGTCTGGAATGAATTTATCAAGAATAAAAAAGAGGGAAGCAGTATCGCCCAATCTTTTAAAAATCTGGGATTCGACGTACAAATGGTTGCAGAAACAACTAATTATAAAGAGCACAATCCTTTCGACGGAAAAATATTCCAAATATCTGCTAATGAATTCCACCCGGAAATAACAAAGCTCCCAGGTGAGGTGATTTATTATCATGGCTATTGGATTAACACAAAATGGTTTCGAACCTACCGTAATATACTGGAGAGGGAATTAGCCATGCCGGACATAACCGATGAAAAAAATAAAGCCTATGCATCCCACATCTTATCTACACTGTCAATTGGCGTTCATATACGCCGTGGCGATTATGTGGATATCGGCTGGGCACTGTCGGATACCTATTATCTTCAATCAATGAGAACTTTAACAAAGAACTACCCGGGTGCCACTTTTTTTGTTTTTTCCGATGATATATCATGGTGCCGTTCAAATTCAGACTCTATGGGATTAACGCTTTCCCCAAATATAGTATTTATAGAGGGCAATACCCAAGACAGCAGCTATATCGACTTGGAACTGATGAGTATGTGCGATGGGATGCTCATGTCTAACAGTGCATTCTGTTATCTTGCCGCACTGCTTAATAAACGGTTAAAGTTCTGCATGGAACCTCCCAGGTAA
- a CDS encoding flagellar protein FliT: MIENYLQVLEQSLHKKADILSLIQEINQKQEQILKEEGSAEDFDVTIDKKGKLIEELTKLDEGFETLYQHIKEQLSAGKEQYKNQIIKLQQLIIKVTEKSVAIQTQEARNNKLAKDYFTLGRKNLQRNRTASKAALDYYKNMNNSQVVQPQFMDKKK; the protein is encoded by the coding sequence ATGATAGAAAATTATCTTCAAGTTCTGGAGCAGAGCTTACATAAAAAAGCGGATATATTGTCCCTTATACAGGAAATCAATCAGAAGCAGGAGCAGATTCTGAAGGAAGAAGGTTCTGCGGAGGATTTTGATGTTACAATTGACAAGAAAGGTAAGCTCATTGAAGAGCTAACGAAGCTGGATGAAGGCTTTGAGACGCTGTATCAGCATATCAAGGAGCAACTGTCTGCAGGCAAAGAGCAGTATAAGAATCAAATCATCAAATTGCAGCAGTTAATTATAAAAGTAACGGAGAAGAGCGTTGCTATTCAGACGCAGGAAGCCAGGAATAACAAGCTTGCCAAAGATTATTTTACTTTAGGAAGAAAGAACCTGCAGAGAAATAGGACAGCTTCCAAGGCAGCATTGGATTATTATAAGAATATGAATAATTCTCAGGTTGTGCAGCCCCAGTTTATGGACAAAAAAAAATAA